One Clavibacter zhangzhiyongii genomic region harbors:
- a CDS encoding PhoX family protein — MTLTRETHHRLLPVLSRDPHARGKRSTVTCHLKCDDACTKPVPNLTDNSYFRDIAGRALSRRTLLGGAGAGALAILVAQNAAAPGAEAAAAQAASNLPFTAITPVDASVDQFNVPTGYRWAPIIRWGDPIFSYADDFDADNQTAKLAARQFGYNNDYLDIIPINSRNKEALLVANHEYTNENIMFPPAADDAERDEQRRIGKASHGMSVVALRRKTVGQPWTYTIGHHRNRRITADTPFTVTGPVAGSAALRTKDDPKGTTILGTLGNCAGGTTPWGTVLSGEENFNGYFRTAGTSAADKRYGLGDKATSRGWESIDPRFDARTPGYENEPNRFGYIVEVDPFEPGEAPVKHTALGRFKHEGANVIAGTSGHVAAYMGDDERFDYLYKFVSHDTMVIGTSRQDRRKNKQLLTRGSLYVARFTGDSPVAEITGTGQLPSDGQFDGIGQWIPIAVDGVCPVPGFTIEDALIRTRLVADAVGATKMDRCEDVQPSPITGKIYVACTNNTDRGKVGKEGATEMNPRTTNRDGHIVEITEDGGDLRSTTFSWNLLLVAGDPAKNESTYFAGFPKDKVSPISCPDNVAFDSEGNLWISTDGAPSTIGLNDALFKVPLEGAERGHVQQFLSVPTEAETCGPVIHDTEGMVFVAVQHPGEDGSFAEQHSFFPDYVPAGVTPPKGAWRGPRPSVIQVWRG, encoded by the coding sequence ATGACCCTCACCCGTGAGACCCACCACCGGCTCCTGCCGGTCCTGTCGCGCGACCCCCACGCCCGCGGCAAGCGCAGCACCGTCACCTGCCACCTCAAGTGCGACGACGCCTGCACGAAGCCCGTCCCCAACCTCACCGACAACTCCTACTTCCGCGACATCGCGGGCCGCGCCCTCTCGCGTCGCACGCTGCTCGGCGGCGCCGGTGCCGGCGCGCTCGCGATCCTCGTGGCGCAGAACGCCGCCGCCCCGGGCGCCGAGGCCGCCGCCGCGCAGGCCGCGTCGAACCTCCCCTTCACGGCGATCACGCCCGTCGACGCCTCCGTCGACCAGTTCAACGTGCCCACCGGGTACCGCTGGGCGCCGATCATCCGCTGGGGCGACCCGATCTTCAGCTACGCCGACGACTTCGACGCCGACAACCAGACGGCCAAGCTCGCGGCGCGCCAGTTCGGCTACAACAACGACTACCTCGACATCATCCCGATCAACTCGCGGAACAAGGAGGCGCTCCTCGTCGCCAACCACGAGTACACGAACGAGAACATCATGTTCCCGCCCGCGGCCGACGACGCCGAGCGCGACGAGCAGCGCCGCATCGGCAAGGCCTCGCACGGCATGTCCGTCGTCGCCCTCCGCCGCAAGACGGTCGGCCAGCCGTGGACCTACACGATCGGCCACCACCGCAACCGCCGCATCACCGCGGACACGCCCTTCACCGTGACCGGCCCCGTCGCCGGATCCGCCGCGCTCCGCACCAAGGACGACCCCAAGGGCACGACGATCCTCGGCACCCTCGGCAACTGCGCCGGCGGCACCACCCCGTGGGGCACCGTGCTCTCCGGCGAGGAGAACTTCAACGGCTACTTCCGCACCGCCGGCACCTCCGCCGCCGACAAGCGCTACGGCCTCGGCGACAAGGCCACGAGCCGCGGCTGGGAGTCCATCGACCCCCGCTTCGACGCCCGCACCCCCGGCTACGAGAACGAGCCGAACCGCTTCGGCTACATCGTCGAGGTCGACCCGTTCGAGCCCGGCGAGGCGCCCGTCAAGCACACCGCGCTCGGCCGCTTCAAGCACGAGGGCGCGAACGTCATCGCCGGCACGAGCGGCCACGTCGCCGCGTACATGGGCGACGACGAGCGCTTCGACTACCTCTACAAGTTCGTCTCGCACGACACGATGGTCATCGGCACCTCCCGCCAGGACCGCCGCAAGAACAAGCAGCTCCTCACGCGCGGCTCGCTCTACGTGGCGCGCTTCACGGGCGACTCGCCCGTCGCGGAGATCACCGGCACCGGCCAGCTCCCCTCGGACGGCCAGTTCGACGGCATCGGCCAGTGGATCCCGATCGCGGTCGACGGCGTCTGCCCCGTCCCCGGCTTCACCATCGAGGACGCGCTCATCCGCACCCGCCTCGTGGCCGACGCCGTGGGCGCGACCAAGATGGACCGCTGCGAGGATGTGCAGCCCAGCCCCATCACCGGCAAGATCTACGTCGCGTGCACCAACAACACCGACCGCGGCAAGGTCGGCAAGGAGGGCGCCACGGAGATGAACCCGCGGACGACCAACCGCGACGGCCACATCGTCGAGATCACCGAGGACGGCGGCGACCTCCGCTCGACGACCTTCTCGTGGAACCTCCTCCTCGTCGCGGGCGACCCGGCGAAGAACGAGTCCACCTACTTCGCGGGCTTCCCGAAGGACAAGGTCTCGCCCATCAGCTGCCCGGACAACGTGGCGTTCGACTCCGAGGGCAACCTCTGGATCTCCACCGACGGCGCCCCGAGCACCATCGGCCTGAACGACGCCCTGTTCAAGGTCCCGCTGGAGGGCGCCGAGCGCGGCCACGTGCAGCAGTTCCTCTCCGTGCCCACCGAGGCGGAGACCTGCGGTCCGGTCATCCACGACACCGAGGGCATGGTCTTCGTCGCGGTGCAGCACCCGGGCGAGGACGGCTCGTTCGCCGAGCAGCACTCGTTCTTCCCGGACTACGTGCCGGCCGGCGTCACCCCGCCGAAGGGCGCCTGGCGCGGACCGCGTCCGTCGGTCATCCAGGTCTGGCGGGGCTGA
- a CDS encoding biopolymer transporter Tol: MSERADPGDAGDGSGDGSTEDERWLVVGGRRWPRTDPSLPVDVVEALKSHLGRGRSGVGAAKRRGDEDAVAAARTRVGLAKHGLGERGPRWWDEPEDARLERAQQALRDLDALDDPAT, from the coding sequence ATGAGCGAGCGCGCGGATCCCGGGGACGCGGGCGACGGATCCGGCGACGGCTCGACCGAGGACGAGCGCTGGCTGGTCGTGGGCGGCCGGCGGTGGCCGCGCACGGATCCGTCGCTGCCGGTCGACGTCGTCGAGGCGCTGAAGTCGCACCTCGGCCGCGGCCGGTCGGGGGTGGGCGCCGCGAAGCGCCGGGGCGACGAGGACGCGGTCGCCGCCGCCCGCACCCGGGTCGGCCTCGCGAAGCACGGCCTCGGCGAGCGCGGCCCGCGCTGGTGGGACGAGCCCGAGGACGCGCGCCTCGAGCGGGCCCAGCAGGCCCTGCGGGATCTCGACGCGCTGGACGACCCGGCGACCTGA
- a CDS encoding ZIP family metal transporter, whose translation MSPLLLAGLAGLLSGLSLVVGSLVAWFVKVPREVVALVMAFGAGVLISALAFDLVDEAAASGGVIPTLGGFVAGAVVYVVLDQILEHGGFRRKHHGKSGGGGGTGVGIALGALLDGVPETAVQGLSLTGGGALSIGVLVAVVISNFPEGMSSTADLKENGRGARYVFGLWTSIAVICALSSLGGYALLGGLPESGQSVVMAFAAGAILAMICDTMIPEAFRKAQALTGLVTVLGFVASYAVHQAG comes from the coding sequence ATGTCGCCTCTCCTCCTGGCCGGGCTCGCCGGCCTGCTCTCCGGGCTGTCGCTCGTGGTCGGATCCCTCGTCGCCTGGTTCGTGAAGGTGCCGCGCGAGGTCGTCGCGCTCGTCATGGCGTTCGGCGCCGGCGTGCTCATCTCGGCGCTCGCGTTCGACCTCGTCGACGAGGCGGCGGCGAGCGGCGGCGTGATCCCCACGCTCGGCGGCTTCGTCGCGGGCGCGGTCGTGTACGTGGTGCTCGACCAGATCCTCGAGCACGGCGGGTTCCGGCGGAAGCACCACGGGAAGTCGGGCGGCGGGGGCGGCACCGGGGTCGGGATCGCGCTCGGCGCCCTCCTCGACGGCGTGCCCGAGACGGCCGTGCAGGGCCTCAGCCTCACGGGCGGCGGCGCGCTGAGCATCGGCGTGCTCGTGGCGGTCGTCATCTCGAACTTCCCCGAGGGCATGTCGAGCACGGCCGACCTCAAGGAGAACGGCCGCGGCGCGCGCTACGTCTTCGGGCTCTGGACCTCCATCGCCGTGATCTGCGCCCTCTCCTCCCTCGGCGGCTACGCGCTGCTGGGCGGCCTGCCGGAGAGCGGGCAGTCGGTCGTGATGGCGTTCGCGGCGGGCGCGATCCTCGCCATGATCTGCGACACGATGATCCCCGAGGCCTTCCGCAAGGCGCAGGCCCTCACCGGGCTCGTGACCGTGCTCGGCTTCGTCGCGAGCTACGCGGTGCACCAGGCGGGGTGA
- a CDS encoding MarR family winged helix-turn-helix transcriptional regulator, whose protein sequence is MIHGTADEPDAADDRAAAVSAVASELGEVLVSIRSLRLEQAAIFHPGLQPGAFAVARWLGQAGPSSAGAVATGLLMDKSSVSRHLRVLREEGYVRDEPDPEDRRSTILSLTPLAEDRLAEVRASTRVRLQNRLDAWDVAEVEQLAAMLHRFNVSPRDPAPRA, encoded by the coding sequence GTGATCCACGGAACCGCCGACGAGCCCGACGCCGCCGACGACCGCGCGGCCGCGGTCTCCGCCGTCGCCTCCGAGCTGGGCGAGGTCCTCGTGTCGATCCGCTCCCTCCGCCTCGAGCAGGCCGCCATCTTCCACCCGGGACTCCAGCCCGGCGCCTTCGCCGTCGCGCGGTGGCTCGGCCAGGCCGGGCCGTCGTCGGCCGGCGCGGTCGCCACCGGCCTCCTCATGGACAAGAGCTCCGTCAGCCGGCACCTCCGGGTGCTCCGCGAGGAGGGCTACGTGCGCGACGAGCCGGATCCCGAGGACCGCCGCTCCACGATCCTCAGCCTCACGCCGCTCGCGGAGGACCGCCTCGCCGAGGTGCGGGCGAGCACGCGCGTGCGCCTGCAGAACCGGCTCGACGCCTGGGACGTGGCGGAGGTGGAGCAGCTCGCCGCGATGCTGCACCGCTTCAACGTCTCGCCGCGCGACCCGGCGCCCCGGGCCTGA